A region of the Stieleria neptunia genome:
CGAACACGGAAAAACCATCGGGTAGGAAAGGCGGGACCGGAACGGGAAGCCATCAACGGGGGGCTGCCGAACACGACGCATGCGAAGTGTTCAAATTCCGGGGAATGGAGGGGCAGTTCATTGTAGGAATTTGGCCACCCATTTCCAGACAAATCGGGACGACTGCGGGAAATTGGGTGGGAGAACCGAGGCCGCGCCGTTCAAGCAGCAAAGTTTGCCGCACCCAAACGGCAAAGCAGTGAATCGTTGACCACCCATTTGTACGAAGTTTTGAACGGCAGGGCGCGAGCCGAGTCGCCCCGGGACGTCGATTCTTTTGTTGCAGGATTTTGCAACACATTTAGATTCTCTCCCGCGGGACGTCGATTCTTTTACTGCAGGATTTGGCAACCGATTTAGATTCTCTCCCTCTGGGAGAGACGGCGTTTGCGCAGCAAGCAAACGCCAGAGAGGGCCGGCGCCCCGAAAGGCTTTGCGACTTCCGCGACGATCGATGTGGGCTGCAAAACCGATCACCAGCCCTTCTCCCCCACAAATCGACAAGCAAGCTTGTCACGATTTGTGGGGGAGAAGGGAGCCATGAATCTTGCAGTAGTAAAAGTGCCGTCTCCTGGCAGAGACGGCATGGCGAACCGTTGGCGAGCTTCGCCGCTAGGCCTGGTCCAAATGTGCGGCCAGGTCCAAGAATTTCGCGGGCAGTTTTTTGGGACGGCCGTCAGCGCCCACACAGGCGATCGTCGAGTCGGCCGAGGCGATCAGCGTCTGGTCCCGAAAGACGTCATAGTGGTGCCGCAAGCGGACCTTTCGAATCTCGGTCACCACGACGTCCAGTCGCAACCAGTCATCGAACTCGGCAGCGGCGTGGTATTGGACATTCATTTCGGTGACGACCAGCAGCCGACCGGAATCTTCGACATCTTTGTAACGCACCCCGCCGGCGCGAAGCATTTCGACCCGGGCGTCTTCAAAGAAGTTCAGGTAATTGGAATGGTGCACGCGTCGCTGGCCATCGGTCTGGTGGTAGGCGACACGAAATTCATGAGAGTAATGAAGGAGAGTGTCTGCGGGCATCCTGGCGTTTGTGTTGGGGGACGGCCAGGATTGGTCCTGGCAAGTTCTGGCGGAGTTCGGCTGCGTCGCATCTTATACCCGATCGGCCGTGAACCGTCCCGCCGCCCTGTCCCCGCTGGGCCCAGCTACAATGTCGTGTGGCAATTCCCCTGCCATCCCTTCTTTTCACCGGCCCCCCTCACCGACATCCAGCATCATGAACCGAATTCTCCCGTTCGTTGCGTTTTCGATTGCGTTTGTTTTCGCCCTGCCCGCGTGGTCCGCCGATCCCGTTCGGATGGGATGTGGCGACATGACCTTTGACACGGTGCCCGGTTGGGGGCTGCGAGCCGACGGGAACTCGCCGCTGGGGTCGACCCATGGTGGCGTCGTCGTCGACCGGGCGGGAAACATTTACACCAGCGCCCAGGCCGGC
Encoded here:
- a CDS encoding acyl-CoA thioesterase, whose amino-acid sequence is MPADTLLHYSHEFRVAYHQTDGQRRVHHSNYLNFFEDARVEMLRAGGVRYKDVEDSGRLLVVTEMNVQYHAAAEFDDWLRLDVVVTEIRKVRLRHHYDVFRDQTLIASADSTIACVGADGRPKKLPAKFLDLAAHLDQA